Proteins encoded in a region of the Isosphaeraceae bacterium EP7 genome:
- a CDS encoding TIGR03032 family protein, whose amino-acid sequence MASPDPDADPTPLQAVHTPNFPALLRQLGASLLVTTYQAGKLVLIREEGDHLNAHFRGFPAPMGMALDGDRLAVGTKMQVWEFVNVPAVAARLEPPGRHDACYLPRSSHVTGDIQIHEMAWGHAPLARGGRGAGGEGELWVVNTRFSCLCTLDRSASFRPRWRPPFVSALEPSDRCHLNGLGMVEGKPKYVTALGETDTIGGWRENKARGGVVIDVDSGAVLARGLSMPHSPRWYAGRLWVCESGAGTFGFIDLNTGKYEPVAGVPGFTRGLDFAGNLAFVGLSQVRESAVFSGISITERLAEHERSCGVVAIDLSSGQVVALLRFETAVQEVFAVTVLGHRFPELINDDQQLMESSFVVPTECLGDVAATVRAAGPA is encoded by the coding sequence ATGGCTTCACCAGATCCCGACGCCGACCCGACGCCCTTGCAGGCTGTCCACACGCCGAACTTCCCCGCGCTGTTGCGGCAGCTGGGCGCGTCGCTGCTGGTCACCACCTACCAGGCCGGCAAGCTCGTGCTGATCCGCGAAGAGGGGGACCACCTCAACGCCCACTTCCGCGGCTTCCCGGCGCCGATGGGCATGGCCCTCGACGGCGACCGGTTGGCCGTCGGCACCAAGATGCAGGTCTGGGAATTCGTCAACGTCCCGGCTGTGGCCGCCCGGCTCGAGCCGCCCGGCCGGCACGACGCCTGCTACCTGCCCCGTTCCAGCCACGTCACGGGCGATATCCAGATCCACGAGATGGCCTGGGGTCATGCTCCCCTCGCTCGTGGGGGGAGAGGGGCTGGGGGTGAGGGGGAACTTTGGGTCGTCAACACCCGCTTCTCCTGCCTGTGTACGCTCGACCGCTCGGCCAGCTTCAGGCCCCGCTGGCGACCGCCCTTCGTCTCCGCACTCGAACCGTCCGACCGCTGCCACCTCAACGGCCTGGGCATGGTCGAGGGCAAGCCGAAATACGTAACCGCGCTGGGTGAAACCGACACTATAGGCGGCTGGCGAGAGAACAAGGCCCGGGGCGGCGTCGTGATCGACGTGGACTCGGGCGCGGTGCTGGCCCGCGGGCTGTCGATGCCCCACTCGCCGCGCTGGTACGCCGGCCGTCTTTGGGTCTGCGAGTCGGGCGCGGGCACGTTCGGCTTCATCGACCTGAACACCGGCAAGTACGAGCCGGTTGCCGGGGTGCCGGGCTTCACGCGCGGGCTCGACTTCGCCGGCAACCTCGCCTTCGTCGGCCTGTCGCAGGTGCGCGAGAGCGCAGTCTTCAGCGGCATCTCGATCACCGAGCGGTTGGCGGAGCACGAGCGGAGCTGCGGCGTCGTCGCCATCGACCTGAGCTCCGGGCAGGTGGTCGCGTTGCTGCGCTTCGAGACAGCCGTCCAGGAGGTGTTCGCCGTGACCGTGCTCGGGCACCGCTTCCCCGAGCTGATCAACGACGACCAGCAGCTGATGGAGAGTTCCTTCGTGGTTCCCACCGAGTGTCTCGGTGACGTGGCGGCGACGGTCCGCGCCGCGGGACCAGCGTGA
- a CDS encoding protein kinase: protein MNDRSGDPVQELFDRAIALSPERRAAFLAVTCADKPALRAEVEGLLACDAEFAEGDGDEGVFKSPLVHALSPATPGADGSSPAAWPPGPPVRVGGYRVLRRIAEGGMGAVYEAEQDSPRRTVAVKVIRPGLASPALLKRFTHEAQILARLHHPGIAPVYEAGLADDGQPFFAMEFIRGLPLDQYADRHGLDLDARVGLVARVCDAVQHAHDRGVIHRDLKPANILVEEAGQPKVLDFGVARATDADLLTGAGLTRTGQVLGTPNYMSPEQVTADPAAIDRRADVYALGVILFELAAHRLPYRLEDRNLAEAARLILEQDPPRLGSLDPELRGDVETIVAKALEKDPARRYPSAADLAADLRRWLAHEPIRARPPSALYQLRKFARRNAALVGGVLTTVAALVLGLVGTLLFAVGEARQRTQAERNARAAFGEKREAMSQAYRARLAAAVAALSAHDVAGAARQLDAAPEELRGWEWRHLHSRLDDSSSVIPLPDRRLSFLLGAPDRLRVGAFTSDGLRLDDLEGGEDRTLPIRLARGPFPDFTVTPTRRGLRVAAWVGNTAFDLLDEAGRRLVRVERPGNSEPHPVVVSPDGTRLACHWDDGEWRRLVVFDTTSGKPVAVCEGHRAGIYGYTFSPDGTRLASFSEDQTACLWDPATGALIATCRGHASKLLDAAFRPDGARLVTSSGDGTVRQWDAATGREVEPPYDRHSGEVAAVVYSPDGQWVASGGGADRTIRVWWATGRQDLAVLNGHTGAVVGLAFAPNGRRLASLSIEHGHGYRGDDTVRLWDLDPRATLPVLRGHTSYVYPVAFSPDGRWLASGSWDGTACLWDGATGEPCAALPHPGIVSSLAYSPDGTRLVSESYGDRRLRIWDAATARVHKEIPDPAGSLPFVTASPDGSRDSTSPRVLRELIQDMVIVSPDGRRAAATAYDHKAKFHLGVRDLASGERLFAAEGAALAYSPDGRWLAVRAADETTVLLLDARTYQTAGRFLGHEKGVVSATFSPDSRCLASCGLDRTVRLWPIDGGACRVLRGHTDDVFAAAFHPDGTRLATAGRDGAVWLWDLARGEEVARLPGHTSYIWSLAFSPDGATLASGSGDFTVRLWDTTPLKARYRARREAAALRREAERLVERSWKPKGDPAEVIEMLRADPTLSEPLRHAARLAVLRRAMPPGSGK, encoded by the coding sequence ATGAATGACCGATCGGGCGACCCTGTCCAGGAGTTGTTCGACCGGGCGATCGCCTTGTCGCCGGAGCGGCGCGCGGCGTTCCTGGCGGTCACCTGCGCCGACAAGCCCGCCCTCCGCGCCGAGGTGGAGGGCCTGTTGGCGTGCGACGCGGAGTTCGCCGAAGGAGACGGCGACGAGGGCGTGTTCAAGAGCCCCCTGGTCCACGCGCTGTCGCCGGCGACACCGGGGGCCGACGGGTCGTCGCCCGCGGCGTGGCCCCCGGGCCCGCCAGTGCGGGTCGGCGGCTACCGGGTGCTGCGCCGCATCGCCGAGGGCGGCATGGGCGCCGTCTACGAGGCGGAGCAGGACAGCCCGCGCCGCACCGTCGCCGTCAAGGTCATCCGCCCCGGCCTCGCCTCTCCCGCCCTCCTCAAACGCTTCACCCACGAGGCCCAGATCCTGGCCCGGCTGCACCACCCCGGCATCGCGCCGGTCTACGAGGCCGGGCTGGCCGACGACGGCCAGCCGTTCTTCGCGATGGAGTTCATCCGCGGCCTGCCTTTGGACCAGTACGCCGACCGCCACGGCCTCGACCTCGACGCCCGCGTGGGCCTGGTGGCGCGGGTCTGTGACGCGGTGCAGCACGCCCACGACCGGGGCGTCATCCATCGCGACCTCAAGCCCGCCAACATCCTCGTCGAGGAGGCCGGACAGCCGAAGGTGCTCGACTTCGGCGTGGCCCGCGCCACCGACGCCGACCTGCTGACCGGCGCCGGCTTGACCCGCACCGGCCAGGTCCTCGGCACGCCGAATTATATGAGCCCGGAGCAGGTGACCGCCGACCCCGCCGCCATCGACCGGCGGGCCGACGTGTACGCCCTGGGGGTCATCCTGTTCGAGCTGGCGGCCCACCGCCTGCCGTATCGGCTGGAGGACCGGAACCTCGCCGAGGCCGCCCGGCTGATCCTGGAGCAGGACCCGCCGCGGCTCGGCTCGCTCGACCCGGAGCTGCGCGGCGACGTCGAGACGATCGTGGCCAAGGCGCTGGAGAAGGACCCGGCACGGCGCTACCCGTCGGCGGCGGACCTGGCGGCGGACCTGCGCCGCTGGCTGGCCCACGAGCCGATCCGGGCGCGACCGCCGTCGGCGCTCTATCAGCTGCGCAAGTTCGCCCGGCGGAACGCGGCCCTGGTGGGCGGGGTGCTTACCACCGTGGCGGCCCTGGTCCTGGGGCTGGTCGGCACGCTCCTCTTCGCCGTCGGCGAGGCCCGGCAGCGCACCCAGGCCGAGCGGAACGCCCGGGCGGCGTTCGGCGAGAAGCGTGAGGCGATGTCCCAGGCGTACCGCGCCCGGCTGGCCGCCGCGGTCGCGGCCCTGTCGGCGCACGACGTCGCCGGTGCCGCGCGCCAGCTCGACGCGGCGCCGGAGGAGCTGCGCGGCTGGGAGTGGCGGCACCTGCACAGCCGGCTCGACGACAGCTCGTCGGTGATCCCATTGCCCGATCGGAGACTCTCCTTCCTGCTCGGCGCCCCGGACCGGCTCCGGGTTGGAGCCTTCACATCCGACGGCCTGCGGCTCGACGACCTGGAGGGCGGCGAGGACCGGACCCTGCCGATCCGCCTCGCACGCGGGCCTTTCCCGGATTTCACCGTCACGCCGACCCGCCGCGGCCTTCGGGTCGCCGCGTGGGTCGGGAACACGGCCTTTGACCTGCTCGACGAAGCCGGCCGGCGCCTCGTGCGCGTGGAACGGCCCGGGAACAGCGAGCCCCATCCCGTCGTCGTGAGCCCGGACGGCACGCGGCTGGCGTGTCACTGGGATGACGGGGAGTGGAGGCGCCTCGTGGTGTTCGACACGACCTCCGGCAAGCCGGTGGCGGTCTGCGAGGGCCACCGCGCCGGGATCTATGGTTACACCTTCAGCCCGGACGGCACGCGGCTCGCCTCTTTCAGCGAAGACCAGACAGCGTGCCTGTGGGACCCGGCCACCGGCGCGCTGATCGCCACGTGTCGGGGGCATGCGAGCAAGCTCCTCGACGCCGCGTTCCGCCCCGACGGCGCGCGCCTCGTGACGAGCTCGGGGGACGGGACGGTGCGCCAGTGGGACGCGGCGACGGGCCGGGAAGTCGAACCGCCTTACGATCGTCATTCCGGCGAGGTCGCCGCGGTTGTGTACAGCCCGGACGGGCAATGGGTCGCCTCGGGGGGGGGGGCGGACCGGACCATCCGGGTGTGGTGGGCGACGGGCCGGCAGGATCTGGCGGTCCTGAATGGTCACACGGGGGCCGTGGTCGGGTTGGCGTTCGCCCCGAATGGCCGCCGGCTAGCCTCGCTCAGCATCGAGCATGGGCACGGCTATCGTGGGGACGACACGGTGCGGCTCTGGGACCTGGACCCCCGGGCGACCCTGCCGGTGTTGCGCGGCCATACCAGCTACGTCTACCCGGTGGCCTTCAGCCCCGACGGCCGCTGGCTGGCTTCGGGGAGCTGGGACGGCACGGCGTGCTTGTGGGATGGGGCGACCGGCGAGCCGTGCGCGGCCTTGCCTCACCCCGGCATCGTGTCCAGCCTGGCCTACAGCCCCGACGGGACGCGGCTGGTGAGCGAGAGCTACGGAGATCGCCGGTTGCGGATCTGGGACGCGGCGACGGCCCGCGTCCACAAGGAGATCCCGGATCCCGCCGGGTCCCTCCCCTTCGTGACTGCCAGTCCGGACGGAAGCCGAGACAGCACTTCGCCGCGGGTCCTTCGCGAGCTGATCCAGGACATGGTGATCGTCAGTCCGGACGGACGGAGAGCCGCCGCGACGGCGTACGACCACAAGGCCAAGTTTCACCTGGGCGTCCGCGACCTCGCGTCCGGCGAGCGGCTGTTCGCGGCCGAAGGTGCGGCCCTGGCCTACAGCCCCGACGGCCGCTGGCTGGCCGTCCGGGCCGCGGATGAGACGACCGTACTCCTCCTGGATGCACGGACGTATCAGACGGCCGGCCGATTCCTCGGCCACGAGAAGGGCGTCGTGTCGGCCACCTTCAGTCCCGACAGCCGTTGCCTCGCCTCGTGCGGCCTGGACCGCACCGTACGCCTGTGGCCGATCGACGGCGGCGCGTGCCGGGTGCTGCGCGGGCACACCGACGATGTCTTCGCGGCGGCCTTCCACCCCGACGGGACTCGCCTGGCCACGGCCGGCCGCGACGGGGCGGTCTGGCTGTGGGACCTGGCTCGCGGCGAGGAGGTGGCACGTCTCCCGGGCCACACGAGCTACATCTGGTCGCTGGCCTTCAGCCCCGACGGCGCGACGCTGGCGTCCGGATCGGGCGACTTCACGGTCCGACTGTGGGACACGACGCCGCTCAAGGCGCGCTACCGGGCGCGCCGTGAGGCTGCGGCCCTGCGACGCGAGGCCGAACGGCTCGTCGAGCGGTCGTGGAAGCCGAAGGGCGACCCTGCCGAGGTCATCGAGATGCTCCGGGCCGACCCCACGCTGAGCGAGCCGCTGCGCCATGCCGCCAGGCTCGCTGTGCTGCGGCGGGCCATGCCGCCAGGATCGGGGAAATGA
- a CDS encoding ECF-type sigma factor, producing the protein MADEDREGAPPERQPAADLLPVVYAELRRLAAALAARLPPGQTLQPTALVHEAYLRLVDDQDPGWSGRRHFFGAAARAMRDILVEQARRKATHKHGGAAHRVALIEGLAIIEPPADELLAVDEAIRKLKAEKPHLAEIIMLRYFAGLSVDETAAVLGISASTLAREWRFARAWLAHRLGDALNGVGRVDE; encoded by the coding sequence GTGGCCGACGAGGATCGCGAGGGTGCCCCGCCGGAAAGGCAGCCGGCGGCGGACTTACTGCCGGTCGTCTACGCCGAGCTGCGCCGGCTGGCCGCCGCGCTGGCCGCACGCCTGCCGCCCGGCCAGACCTTGCAGCCGACCGCCCTCGTCCACGAGGCGTACCTCCGACTGGTGGACGATCAGGACCCCGGCTGGAGCGGACGCCGCCACTTCTTCGGCGCCGCCGCGCGGGCGATGCGGGACATCCTCGTTGAGCAGGCCCGGCGCAAAGCAACCCACAAGCACGGCGGGGCGGCCCACCGCGTCGCGCTGATCGAGGGCCTGGCCATCATCGAGCCACCGGCCGATGAGCTCCTCGCCGTGGACGAGGCGATCCGGAAGCTGAAGGCGGAGAAGCCGCACCTAGCCGAGATCATTATGCTCCGGTACTTCGCCGGCCTGAGCGTGGACGAGACGGCCGCCGTCCTCGGGATCTCGGCCAGCACACTGGCGCGCGAGTGGCGCTTCGCGCGTGCCTGGCTGGCCCACCGACTGGGCGACGCGCTGAATGGGGTAGGACGAGTCGATGAATGA
- a CDS encoding IS4 family transposase — translation MAGCQFADARLGKRIGILMEQLSQGIGRTIPLACGDWAATKAAYRFLDNDRVNEGDILAGHFAATHERFAAVNGPVLVLHDTTEFSFTREDAEAIGLTHKVARGQKDGHGRQRMHTVCGILMHSSLVVTTDGLPLGLAAVKLRTRQKFKGTNALKGRTLDAGKHSVNTTRIPIEEKESIRWLQNARQATATLGDPNRIVHVGDRESDIYELFCECESLDAKFLFRTCVNRRAGDGGETTVSEVMEERRAQGVHRIEVRDSQGKPSAATLVVKYQKIRLQPPLGKEKRYSELELTVIHATERGTPDGREPIQWKLLTNLPVTCKADAIEKLEWYALRWKIEQGYQQMKEELGLDHFEGRSWRGWHHHVTLVMIAFAFLVSLRADGGEKGGAGGRHGNHPGGPPADPARALAVVGMVPVLREDGRVVE, via the coding sequence TTGGCCGGCTGTCAGTTCGCCGACGCCCGGCTCGGCAAGCGGATCGGGATTCTGATGGAACAGTTGTCGCAGGGCATCGGCCGGACGATCCCGCTGGCGTGCGGCGACTGGGCGGCCACCAAGGCCGCGTATCGCTTCCTCGACAATGACCGCGTGAACGAGGGCGACATCCTCGCCGGGCACTTCGCCGCGACGCACGAGCGTTTCGCGGCGGTCAACGGCCCGGTGCTCGTGTTGCACGACACCACCGAGTTCTCCTTCACGCGCGAGGACGCCGAGGCGATCGGCCTCACGCACAAGGTCGCCAGGGGGCAGAAGGACGGGCACGGCCGTCAGCGGATGCACACGGTCTGCGGCATCCTCATGCATTCCAGCCTGGTCGTGACGACCGACGGCCTGCCGCTGGGGCTCGCCGCCGTCAAGCTCCGGACGCGGCAGAAGTTCAAGGGGACCAACGCCCTCAAGGGCAGGACGCTCGACGCCGGCAAACACTCGGTCAACACCACGCGGATCCCGATCGAGGAGAAGGAGAGCATCCGCTGGCTTCAGAACGCCCGGCAAGCCACCGCGACCCTCGGCGACCCGAACCGGATCGTCCACGTCGGCGACCGCGAGAGCGACATCTACGAGCTGTTCTGCGAGTGTGAATCGTTGGATGCGAAGTTCCTCTTCCGCACCTGCGTGAACCGCCGGGCCGGCGACGGCGGCGAGACGACCGTCTCCGAGGTGATGGAGGAGCGGCGTGCCCAGGGCGTACATCGGATCGAGGTACGCGACAGCCAGGGCAAGCCGTCCGCCGCGACGCTGGTAGTCAAGTACCAGAAGATCAGGCTCCAGCCGCCGCTGGGCAAGGAGAAGCGTTACAGCGAGCTTGAGCTGACAGTGATCCACGCGACCGAGCGGGGCACGCCGGATGGTCGCGAGCCGATCCAGTGGAAGCTGTTGACGAACCTGCCGGTCACCTGCAAGGCCGACGCTATCGAGAAGCTGGAGTGGTACGCCTTGCGGTGGAAGATCGAGCAGGGCTACCAGCAGATGAAGGAGGAACTCGGGTTGGACCACTTCGAGGGGCGATCCTGGCGAGGTTGGCACCACCACGTGACGCTGGTGATGATCGCCTTCGCCTTCCTCGTCTCCTTGCGGGCGGATGGGGGCGAAAAGGGGGGCGCCGGGGGTCGTCACGGCAACCATCCCGGAGGTCCGCCGGCTGATCCAGCACGTGCTCTGGCTGTGGTCGGGATGGTGCCCGTTCTGCGAGAGGACGGTCGAGTTGTCGAATGA